The Jannaschia sp. M317 DNA segment AGTTACCACCGTTATCGGTACACAATGTACAGTTGCCAATACCAACCGTGCTCCGGTCGCCGTCGCAGCGTAAGCTGCGCCGAGATCGAAACTTAAGCCCTTGCGCCTAGCAGCGTAAGGCGGGGTTCGCAGGCACCTGGCAACAGAAGCCTGCACTTTCCCCCCCTTTGAAATCGTAAGCCGTAGGGCGGAGTTCACTCCGCCTGTCTGCCTGGGCCTTGCCTTGTCCACATCTGGACATTATATCCGATACCAGACATCGGAGGCCCCCATGCTTGCCCCACACCAGCCCGCCACCCTGCCCCATCCCTCTCTGCCCAGCCGCGCCGACCGCGCGCGCATCAGCGGGCCGGGCCTGCGCGCCTTTTCGGCCCTGGCCGACACCTGGATCCTGACCGAGCGGGAGCGGATTGCCGTGCTGGGGGATCCGGGTCGGTCGACATATCACCAGTGGATGAAAAAGGCGCGCGACGGGCTGCCCGTGACCCTGCCACTGGACACGCTCCTGCGGATTTCGGCGATGCTGGGTGTTCACAAGGCGCTGGCGATCCTGTTCAGCGATCCGGCACAGGCGATGACCTGGCTGAACGGTGCCCACACCGGCACCGTCTTTCACGGGGCCGCCCCGCGTCGGTTCATCACCGATGGCGCGCTCGACGGGATCATGACGGTCCGCCGCTATCTCGATGCCTGGCGCGGTGGGTCCATGGGCCATGGCGCGCCCGAGGGTGCTTGGCAGCCGGTCACCCCCGGCGACCTCGTCTTCGTATGACCGAGGCCCCCCACGCCGGCGCAACCCTGCCCGGCCCAGACGACAGTTCGCGCCTGATCCCGTCCCGCTTTCCGCCGATCCCGGCTTTCGACGACATCTCCACGCCCGAGGATCTGGTCGCGGTGATGGAGCTGGAGGGTTGGACAAACGACCGCCTGGCCGGTCCCCGTCTTCGTCGTCTCGACCCTGTGGATTGGGTCATGGGGCGGCCCAACGCCAGCGTGGTCATGGCCGCCTTTTTGCACGGGTCCCCCACCGGGATGCGGTTTTCCGACGCTGATCTGGGCGCATGGTACGCCGCCGATGCCCTCGAAACAGCGGTTCTGGAGGTCGCAAACGGGCTGCGTCGCGAATTGGCGGTCAGCGCGCTGACCCGCACGCAACAGGTGTATCGCGAATACAAGGCGCGGCTGGCGGGAACCTATGCCGACATCTTCGGCACCCACCCCGATCTGCACGACCCCGATCCCGCCAGCTATGCGGCCCCGCAGGCCTTTGGCCGCGCCGTTCGCGCAAATCGGGACCTGTCTGGCATCCGCTACGAAAGCACGCGGCACCGCGATCATGCCGCCTGGGTCTGTTTTCGCCCCCCGCACGTGCAGACCGTGACCCAAGCCGGGCATTTCGAACTGGACGTGCCCGAAACCGGGCCGGTTGTGGTGCGCCGCCTCGACACCTGACCGCTCGGGGCTTGTCCCCTGACGCGGCGTCTGGTCTACCTTCGTCAAGGCCAGCCGCGGGGGGCAAGATGACCAAGACGTCCGACACGATCGACTATGGCAGCCGGATGCACGACGCCATGCGCGGGTTGATTGCAGACCTGTTGCGTGACGTGGCCAAGACCGGCCTTCCGGGTGACCACCATTTTTTCATCTCCTTCGACACGCGCCATCCCGGCGTGGCCATCGCCGACTGGCTGCGCGACCGCTATCCAGAGGATATGACCATCGTTCTGCAGCACTGGTTCGACGGGTTGGAGGTCGAGGATGATCGTTTCTACGTGACCCTCAACTTTGGCGACAGCCCGGAACCGCTGGTGATCCCCTTCGACGCGCTGCGCACCTTCGTCGACCCCTCGGTCGAGTTCGGCCTGCGATTCGAAGAACGCCCGCCCGAAGACGCCGAGACCCAGACCGCCGAGGCCGTCGAAGAGGCCCCCTTCGCCGAGATCGAGCCGGAGGACGAAGCCGACGCCCCCCGCCGCGACGCCGAAGTCGTCAGCCTGGACAAGTTCCGCAAGTAAGCGGCAGCATGTTAGCGCAAGCCGTCTGTGGACGCCCCGGTCCGGGGCGGCTAGACCCGTGGCGACAAATCGACAGAGCCGGAGCGCCCAGATGACCGCCACCCGCACAGAAACCGACAGCTTCGGACCGCTGGAAGTTCCCGCCGACAAGTACTGGGGCGCGCAGACCCAGCGGTCGATCATGAACTTCCCCATCGGGTGGGAACGGCAGCCGGTCGCCATCGTCCGCGCCCTCGGCGTCATCAAGAAAGCCGCCGCGACCGTGAACGCCGGTTTCGACGATCTGGACGCCGACCGCGCCGCCGCCATCGCCCAGGCCGCGCAGGAAGTCATCGACGGCAAGTTCGACGACAACTTCCCGCTGGTGGTTTGGCAGACCGGGTCCGGCACGCAGTCCAACATGAACTCCAACGAGGTCATCGCCAACCGCGCGATCGAGATCATGGGCGGCGTGATCGGGTCCAAGGATCCGGTGCACCCGAACGACCATTGCAACATGGGCCAGTCGTCCAACGACACCTTCCCCACAGCGATGCACGTCGGCATCGGCATGATGGCCCGCGACACCCTGCTGCCGGGGCTGCGCAAGCTGCACGATGCCCTTGCCGCCAAGTCTGACGAGTTCAAGGACATCATCAAGATCGGCCGCACCCACACCCAGGACGCGACCCCGCTGACCCTGGGCCAGGAATTCGGCGGCTACGCCCACCAGGTCGCCAAGGGGATCGAACGGGTCGAGGCCTGCCTGCCCGACATCTACGAGCTGGCCCAGGGCGGCACCGCCGTCGGCACCGGCCTGAACACCCGCAAGGGTTTTGCCGAAAAGGTCGCCGCCGAAATCGCGTACATCACCGGCCTGCCCTTCGTCACCGCCCCCAACAAGTTCGAGGCACTGGCCGCCCATGACGCCATGGTCATGTTCTCGGGCGCGCTCAAGACGGTTGCCGCCAGCCTGTTCAAGATCGCCAACGACATGCGTCTGCTCGGCTCCGGCCCCCGGTCCGGTCTGGGCGAGCTGATCCTGCCGGAGAATGAGCCGGGATCGTCGATCATGCCGGGCAAGGTGAACCCGACCCAGGCCGAGGCGCTGACCATGGCCTGTATCCACGTCATGGGCAACGACGCCGCCGTCGGCATGGCCGGATCGCAGGGCCATTTTGAGCTGAACGTCTACAACCCCATGATGTCCTACAACGTCATGCAGTCGATGCAGCTGCTGGGCGACGCGGCCTCCAGCTTCACCGACAACATGGTCGTGGGCACGAAGGCCAACGAAGAGCGGATCGAAAAGCTGATGAAAGAAAGCCTGATGCTGGTCACGGCGCTGGCCCCCACCATCGGTTATGACAACGCCACCAAGGTCGCCAAGACCGCGCACAAGAACGGCACGACGCTGCGCGAAGAGGCGATCGGCCTGGGCCTGGTCGATGCGGAAACCTTTGACCGCGTGGTCCAGCCCAAAGACATGATCGGCCCGAAGTGAGTGGCAAGGTCGTCAATCTGAAGACGGCCAGAAAGGCCCGCGCGCGCACCGAAAAGGCCGCGCGCGGGGATGCCAATGCGGCGAAGTTCGGTCGCACAAAGGCAGACAAGGCCCAGGCCGAAGCCCTGCAAAAGCTGGCGCAGCGGCGGTTGGACGGGCACGAACGGGAATGAACGACGCCCGCCCCCGCAAACGGTCTTTGACATTGCACGGGCATCGCACGTCCGTCTCGCTGGAGGACGCATTCTGGGTGGCGTTCGTCGAAATGGCACGCGCCGAGGACCTGTCCGTAAATGCCCTGGCCATGCGCATCGACAGCAACCGAGGCGTCAGCGCAGGGCTCGCCTCGGCCATCCGGGTCGCGGTGTTGCGCCATGCCCAGGCGTCAGGGCGCGGCTAACCTATCTGGGCGAGTCTGATGTCCTGGGCGTGAACTCGGTCAGATGCGGCGTGGACGCCGTGATGGCACCGGTTTTTCGCGAAACCTTCGGTCAGGTCGCGGCGCGCAGAACGTCCAGAACATCTTCGGCGGGGACGTCCGACGTCACAAACGCCTGTCCGATTCCGCGCGCCAGAATGAACCGCAGTTTTCCGTCCAGCACCTTCTTGTCCTGTCCCATCAGCTCCAGCAGGGCCTCCGCGCCCGGCAAATCGCCCGGAATGTCGGCCAGATTGCGCTTCATCCCCATGGTCTGAAGGTGGTCGCGAACGCGGCTTGGATCCTCTTGCGAACACAAGCCCAACCGCGCCGACAACGCGAAAGCCAGCGCGCATCCGACCGCCACGCCCTCACCGTGCAACAGCCGGTCGGAATAGCCGGTCGCCGCCTCTAGCGCGTGACAGAAGGTGTGGCCCAGGTTCAGAAGCGCGCGATCACCCTGCTCCGTCTCGTCGCGCACGACGATATCGGCCTTCATCTGGACAGAATGGCGAACCGCCTCGGTCCGAAGGGCCACATCGCCCGCCGCAAGTGCGGGGCCATTGGCCTCCAGCCAGGCAAAGAAATCGGCGTCACCCAGCATTCCGTATTTCGCGACCTCACCGTAGCCTGCCAGGAAATCCCGTTCAGTCAGCGTGCCCAGCAGATCGATATCCGCCAACACCAGGGACGGCTGGTGGAACGCGCCGACCAGGTTCTTGCCGTGGGCTGTATTGATCCCGGTCTTGCCCCCGACCGAACTGTCGACCTGCGCCAAAAGGGACGTCGGCACCTGAACGAAACGCACCCCGCGCCTCAGAACAGCCGCGGCAAAGCCCACCAGATCCCCGATCACCCCGCCCCCAAAGGCCACGACCACGTCGCCCCGTTCACAGCGTTGATCCAACAGCCAGGCGACGGTCCGTTCCAACGCGCCCCAACACTTCGTCGCCTCGCCCGCAGGCAGCGTCAGCACCTGGCAGTCGATCCCCCCCAGACCGGCGCGCAAGGCGTCCAGATGCAGCGGCCCGACACGATCCTCGGTGACGACAAAGACGCGCGGGCGACGCAGCAGCGGGGCAATCCGCGCCTCGGCCTGGGCCAGCAGGCCGGGCCCGACCACAACGTCATAGGCCCGCGTGTCCAGCGGCACATGCACCGTCTCTAGCATCTTTCAATCCTTCAGAATGTCAGCCGCACGCAGCGTCGCCACGACCTGATCCACCATGTCCGCGATGGAATACGACGGGTCCGCATCAACCGCCAGCGACGCCTGGGCATACGATGGCTCCCGCTCTGCGAGCAGGGCCTGCAGCGTCGCGCGGGGGTTGTCGGTGCGCAATAGCGGTCGTGTTGTCCGGTGCTTGACCCTGCTCCACAACAAGGGCTCGGCCGCGCGCAACCAGACAGACACACCGGCGCTGCGGATCGCCTCGCGGTTCTCGGCGCGCAAAAACGCCCCGCCCCCGGTCGACACGATACCCGGACCAAGCGCCAGCAATCGTTGCAGGACCTCGGCCTCTCGGGCGCGGAAAAACGGCTCGCCGTCGCGTTCGAAAATCTCGGCGATGCTCATGCGGGACGCATCGACGATCGCTTCGTCGGTGTCGCGAAACGGCACG contains these protein-coding regions:
- a CDS encoding MbcA/ParS/Xre antitoxin family protein; its protein translation is MLAPHQPATLPHPSLPSRADRARISGPGLRAFSALADTWILTERERIAVLGDPGRSTYHQWMKKARDGLPVTLPLDTLLRISAMLGVHKALAILFSDPAQAMTWLNGAHTGTVFHGAAPRRFITDGALDGIMTVRRYLDAWRGGSMGHGAPEGAWQPVTPGDLVFV
- a CDS encoding RES family NAD+ phosphorylase codes for the protein MTEAPHAGATLPGPDDSSRLIPSRFPPIPAFDDISTPEDLVAVMELEGWTNDRLAGPRLRRLDPVDWVMGRPNASVVMAAFLHGSPTGMRFSDADLGAWYAADALETAVLEVANGLRRELAVSALTRTQQVYREYKARLAGTYADIFGTHPDLHDPDPASYAAPQAFGRAVRANRDLSGIRYESTRHRDHAAWVCFRPPHVQTVTQAGHFELDVPETGPVVVRRLDT
- a CDS encoding SspB family protein; amino-acid sequence: MTKTSDTIDYGSRMHDAMRGLIADLLRDVAKTGLPGDHHFFISFDTRHPGVAIADWLRDRYPEDMTIVLQHWFDGLEVEDDRFYVTLNFGDSPEPLVIPFDALRTFVDPSVEFGLRFEERPPEDAETQTAEAVEEAPFAEIEPEDEADAPRRDAEVVSLDKFRK
- the fumC gene encoding class II fumarate hydratase → MTATRTETDSFGPLEVPADKYWGAQTQRSIMNFPIGWERQPVAIVRALGVIKKAAATVNAGFDDLDADRAAAIAQAAQEVIDGKFDDNFPLVVWQTGSGTQSNMNSNEVIANRAIEIMGGVIGSKDPVHPNDHCNMGQSSNDTFPTAMHVGIGMMARDTLLPGLRKLHDALAAKSDEFKDIIKIGRTHTQDATPLTLGQEFGGYAHQVAKGIERVEACLPDIYELAQGGTAVGTGLNTRKGFAEKVAAEIAYITGLPFVTAPNKFEALAAHDAMVMFSGALKTVAASLFKIANDMRLLGSGPRSGLGELILPENEPGSSIMPGKVNPTQAEALTMACIHVMGNDAAVGMAGSQGHFELNVYNPMMSYNVMQSMQLLGDAASSFTDNMVVGTKANEERIEKLMKESLMLVTALAPTIGYDNATKVAKTAHKNGTTLREEAIGLGLVDAETFDRVVQPKDMIGPK
- a CDS encoding DUF4169 family protein; the encoded protein is MSGKVVNLKTARKARARTEKAARGDANAAKFGRTKADKAQAEALQKLAQRRLDGHERE
- a CDS encoding ribbon-helix-helix domain-containing protein — its product is MNDARPRKRSLTLHGHRTSVSLEDAFWVAFVEMARAEDLSVNALAMRIDSNRGVSAGLASAIRVAVLRHAQASGRG
- the aroB gene encoding 3-dehydroquinate synthase; translated protein: MLETVHVPLDTRAYDVVVGPGLLAQAEARIAPLLRRPRVFVVTEDRVGPLHLDALRAGLGGIDCQVLTLPAGEATKCWGALERTVAWLLDQRCERGDVVVAFGGGVIGDLVGFAAAVLRRGVRFVQVPTSLLAQVDSSVGGKTGINTAHGKNLVGAFHQPSLVLADIDLLGTLTERDFLAGYGEVAKYGMLGDADFFAWLEANGPALAAGDVALRTEAVRHSVQMKADIVVRDETEQGDRALLNLGHTFCHALEAATGYSDRLLHGEGVAVGCALAFALSARLGLCSQEDPSRVRDHLQTMGMKRNLADIPGDLPGAEALLELMGQDKKVLDGKLRFILARGIGQAFVTSDVPAEDVLDVLRAAT
- a CDS encoding shikimate kinase codes for the protein MPDIGVLTRPVVLVGMMGSGKTAIGTALAERLGVPFRDTDEAIVDASRMSIAEIFERDGEPFFRAREAEVLQRLLALGPGIVSTGGGAFLRAENREAIRSAGVSVWLRAAEPLLWSRVKHRTTRPLLRTDNPRATLQALLAEREPSYAQASLAVDADPSYSIADMVDQVVATLRAADILKD